One stretch of Nitratiruptor tergarcus DSM 16512 DNA includes these proteins:
- the hisB gene encoding imidazoleglycerol-phosphate dehydratase HisB — protein sequence MVKVERKTKETDIQVALDIDGTGESQIDTGIGFFDHMLEALAKHARFNLEVYCKGDIHIDFHHSVEDVGIVLGEAFYKAVFPVENRERFGDSVVVMDEAAVSCALDLSNRPYLVYETSLDGKVGEFDCELFEEFFKAFVFNARITCHIVELRGRNRHHIAEASFKALAVALRRALRIDTRAGLPSTKGVL from the coding sequence ATGGTAAAAGTTGAGAGAAAAACAAAAGAGACCGATATACAAGTAGCCCTTGATATTGATGGAACAGGGGAGAGTCAAATTGATACTGGTATTGGCTTTTTTGATCATATGTTAGAAGCCTTGGCCAAACATGCGAGATTTAATCTTGAAGTCTATTGTAAAGGAGATATTCATATCGATTTTCACCATAGTGTAGAAGATGTGGGTATTGTACTGGGTGAAGCATTTTATAAAGCAGTTTTTCCTGTAGAAAATAGAGAGCGTTTTGGTGATAGTGTAGTTGTAATGGATGAGGCTGCAGTAAGCTGTGCGCTCGATCTCTCTAATCGTCCCTACTTGGTCTATGAAACATCTTTAGATGGAAAAGTAGGGGAGTTTGATTGTGAGCTTTTTGAAGAGTTTTTTAAAGCTTTTGTTTTTAATGCACGAATCACTTGCCACATTGTTGAGCTTCGTGGTAGAAATAGACACCATATTGCTGAAGCCTCTTTTAAAGCTTTAGCCGTTGCACTGCGTAGAGCTTTAAGAATTGATACACGAGCGGGGCTGCCCAGTACCAAGGGAGTTTTATGA
- a CDS encoding adenylate kinase: MKKLFLIIGAPGSGKTTDAELVAKRNSDKIIHYSTGELLRAEIAKGTPLGATIASYVDNGKLVPLEIVMDTIKNAILSSDKDIIIIDGFPRSVEQMEALDAMLTQSPDITLKAVIEIVVSEETARERVLGRARGADDNVEVFNNRMKVYLEPLPEIEKFYESKGLLKKIDGERTIEEIVEELEKFILEKANS, encoded by the coding sequence GTGAAAAAACTATTTTTAATAATTGGAGCCCCAGGAAGTGGGAAAACTACAGATGCTGAACTTGTAGCAAAAAGAAACAGTGATAAAATCATTCACTACTCTACAGGTGAACTCTTGCGCGCAGAGATTGCCAAAGGAACACCACTTGGCGCTACTATCGCTAGCTATGTAGATAACGGTAAGCTAGTACCTCTTGAAATTGTTATGGATACTATTAAAAATGCAATTTTAAGTAGTGATAAAGACATCATTATCATAGATGGATTTCCTCGAAGCGTAGAGCAGATGGAAGCTCTTGATGCAATGCTTACACAAAGCCCTGATATTACACTCAAAGCTGTCATTGAGATAGTCGTAAGCGAAGAGACAGCAAGAGAACGTGTTCTAGGTAGAGCTAGAGGCGCAGATGATAATGTAGAGGTCTTTAATAATCGTATGAAAGTCTATTTAGAGCCTTTACCAGAGATAGAGAAATTTTATGAAAGCAAGGGACTGCTCAAAAAAATCGATGGTGAGAGAACTATAGAAGAGATTGTAGAAGAGCTAGAGAAGTTCATCCTTGAAAAAGCAAACTCCTAA
- a CDS encoding lytic transglycosylase domain-containing protein: MRIVLILLISIHFVLASYDAKGENSIGHYITKSLDLPTSFLYSKKFQKIKREYARYKNHHFFNVNKVETYFVPELVKIINAYNIPDVFLFMALAESNFAVKAKSHKKAVGIWQFMPATAKKYGLRIDEFVDERRDPYRSTNAAIKYLKRLHKMFGKWYLAALAYNAGEGAVKRAIKRAGTDDVRVLLDEKKRYLPKESRRYLYKIVMLALMANDNEYMLNSDLAYILTRGEEFDIMPVEIKGAELLDYVANKIKLRLNYLQDLNPHIKRGFTPPDVKKYSIYIPKLKFNEFKKFYKPSNSVRGFLVYKVKRGDSLYKIAHRYGIKIALIKKFNHLSSNLLRPNQKLILPIAKRSRRIYRVKKGDTILKIAHKFGVDAKKLKIWNDKKDNFLRIGEKLVVLY, encoded by the coding sequence ATGAGAATTGTATTAATCTTATTAATATCTATTCATTTTGTATTAGCTTCTTATGATGCGAAGGGTGAGAATAGTATAGGACACTATATTACAAAGAGTTTGGATCTACCCACATCATTTTTATATAGTAAAAAATTCCAAAAAATAAAAAGAGAATATGCACGTTACAAAAATCACCACTTTTTTAATGTAAATAAAGTTGAGACATATTTTGTACCAGAACTTGTAAAAATAATTAATGCATACAATATCCCCGATGTTTTTCTATTTATGGCTTTGGCTGAATCTAATTTTGCAGTAAAAGCAAAATCACATAAAAAGGCTGTAGGAATTTGGCAATTTATGCCTGCAACTGCAAAAAAGTATGGTTTACGAATAGATGAGTTTGTAGATGAGAGAAGAGATCCATACAGATCTACTAATGCTGCTATCAAATATCTCAAAAGACTCCATAAAATGTTTGGAAAGTGGTATTTAGCTGCTTTGGCATATAATGCTGGAGAGGGTGCTGTGAAGCGAGCTATTAAAAGGGCTGGTACAGATGATGTAAGAGTGTTACTAGATGAGAAAAAGAGATATCTTCCTAAAGAGAGTAGACGCTATTTGTATAAAATAGTGATGCTGGCACTCATGGCGAATGATAATGAATATATGCTTAATAGCGATCTTGCATATATTCTCACAAGAGGAGAAGAGTTTGATATTATGCCTGTAGAGATTAAAGGTGCAGAGCTGCTTGATTATGTAGCAAACAAAATCAAATTGCGCCTCAACTACCTACAAGATCTCAATCCCCATATTAAAAGGGGCTTTACACCTCCTGATGTTAAAAAATACTCCATTTATATTCCAAAACTTAAATTTAATGAATTCAAAAAATTCTATAAACCCTCTAATAGTGTAAGAGGATTTTTGGTCTATAAAGTTAAAAGAGGAGATAGTCTCTATAAAATTGCCCATCGCTATGGAATCAAAATAGCTCTTATAAAAAAGTTCAACCATCTCTCTTCCAATCTATTACGACCAAATCAAAAACTCATTCTCCCAATTGCCAAACGCTCACGTCGTATATATAGAGTAAAAAAAGGAGATACGATTCTCAAAATTGCCCATAAATTTGGTGTTGATGCTAAAAAACTAAAAATTTGGAACGATAAAAAAGATAACTTTTTAAGAATTGGAGAGAAGCTTGTTGTGCTCTATTAG
- a CDS encoding competence/damage-inducible protein A yields MKKQTPNFYAVIIGTEILNGRREDRHFAFLRNSLLQRGWKLKASFVIEDDPLLIEKIFTLIKDDPKSVMFSFGGIGATPDDYTRAIAAKVFGDGKLYMHEEAKRRIIDRFGKDTYPHRINMAMLPKDAKLLDNPINNVPGFYLHKRFFFVPGFPQMAHPMVEQVLDLFYPKAPKLYRLTICVEASENDLLDIMKKIPEDIEFSSLPAIEDNRYFDVISIASTDKKEAKHWMQFFINEVEKRGFRYKKAERCS; encoded by the coding sequence TTGAAAAAGCAAACTCCTAATTTTTATGCAGTTATAATTGGCACAGAAATTCTCAACGGAAGACGTGAAGATAGGCATTTTGCCTTTCTTCGTAACTCGCTCCTTCAAAGGGGCTGGAAACTCAAAGCCTCTTTTGTTATTGAAGATGATCCACTTCTCATAGAAAAGATTTTTACCCTCATAAAAGATGATCCCAAAAGTGTAATGTTTAGTTTCGGTGGTATTGGAGCAACTCCAGATGATTATACAAGAGCAATAGCTGCAAAAGTCTTTGGTGATGGAAAACTCTATATGCATGAAGAGGCAAAGAGGCGTATTATTGATAGATTTGGAAAAGATACTTATCCACACCGTATCAATATGGCAATGCTGCCAAAAGATGCAAAACTCTTAGATAATCCCATTAATAATGTCCCTGGATTTTATCTTCATAAGAGATTTTTCTTTGTTCCAGGTTTTCCACAGATGGCTCACCCAATGGTAGAGCAAGTACTCGATCTCTTCTACCCCAAAGCTCCCAAACTTTATAGACTCACAATATGCGTAGAAGCGAGTGAAAACGATCTTTTAGATATTATGAAAAAGATACCAGAAGATATTGAGTTTTCTTCTTTGCCAGCTATTGAAGATAATCGATATTTTGATGTGATCTCAATTGCTTCTACAGATAAAAAAGAAGCAAAACATTGGATGCAGTTTTTCATCAATGAAGTAGAAAAACGAGGCTTTAGATATAAAAAAGCGGAACGATGCTCATAG
- a CDS encoding KdsC family phosphatase: protein MIELIVLDVDGCMTDGSIIYTNEGDELKAFNVKDGFAIVQWIRLGKKAAIITGRESKIVERRAKELGIEYLYQCVKRKDEAIEELAQKLHIPLESVAAIGDDLNDYRLLKAVGISFAPADAVAYIKERVDVVLKNGGGKGAVREMIEYLLQKEHLYAEYLDYWVK from the coding sequence ATGATAGAACTCATTGTACTAGATGTTGATGGATGTATGACAGATGGCAGTATTATTTATACAAATGAAGGTGATGAACTTAAAGCATTTAACGTCAAAGACGGCTTTGCAATAGTACAGTGGATACGTCTTGGCAAAAAGGCTGCGATAATTACAGGGAGAGAGTCGAAAATTGTTGAACGCAGGGCAAAAGAGCTTGGAATAGAGTATCTCTATCAGTGTGTCAAGAGAAAAGATGAAGCGATAGAGGAACTAGCGCAAAAGCTTCATATACCTTTAGAGAGTGTTGCTGCAATTGGAGATGATCTTAATGATTATCGTTTGCTCAAAGCTGTAGGAATCTCCTTTGCTCCTGCAGACGCGGTGGCATATATCAAAGAGCGTGTAGATGTAGTGTTGAAAAATGGTGGTGGCAAGGGTGCTGTAAGAGAGATGATTGAGTACCTTTTACAAAAAGAGCATCTTTATGCAGAATATCTCGATTATTGGGTAAAGTAG
- a CDS encoding FeoA family protein yields the protein MKLSDTKSGDIVKVVSFENECNEMQCKLEAMGFRRGDIVKVLQKSFFGPIQVEANGTKIALCRGQAKKIEVEKVKE from the coding sequence ATGAAACTAAGCGATACAAAAAGCGGTGATATTGTAAAAGTTGTAAGCTTTGAAAATGAGTGTAATGAGATGCAATGCAAGCTTGAAGCTATGGGTTTTCGGCGAGGGGATATTGTTAAAGTATTGCAAAAAAGCTTTTTTGGTCCAATACAGGTAGAAGCAAATGGTACCAAAATTGCACTTTGTCGAGGACAAGCAAAAAAAATTGAAGTAGAAAAAGTAAAGGAGTAA
- the lptC gene encoding LPS export ABC transporter periplasmic protein LptC yields MKIYIFYLSLFGFILFWLIFFKPFEVEIANQPRANVELGKFVFSIFNTQGMKLHLEGDEAIQKATTMVIKHPRIQTDDKKLFAKKGVYEGEKILKLQGSIYYMSEEFEFFTQSAQYFIEKKILYVPTPFRVVSAKMELNGSKMQYYLDLDKIVAYDIKAIVKSAI; encoded by the coding sequence GTGAAAATATATATTTTTTATCTTTCACTTTTTGGATTTATTCTTTTTTGGCTGATTTTTTTTAAACCTTTTGAGGTAGAAATAGCTAATCAGCCACGAGCAAATGTTGAGTTGGGTAAGTTTGTCTTTTCTATTTTTAATACTCAAGGTATGAAATTACATCTTGAAGGCGATGAAGCGATCCAAAAAGCGACTACAATGGTGATAAAACATCCACGCATACAAACAGATGATAAAAAGCTCTTTGCAAAAAAAGGTGTTTATGAAGGAGAAAAGATACTAAAACTACAAGGTTCGATTTATTACATGAGTGAGGAATTTGAATTTTTTACTCAAAGTGCTCAATATTTCATTGAGAAGAAAATCCTTTATGTACCAACACCTTTTAGAGTTGTATCTGCGAAAATGGAACTCAATGGGAGTAAGATGCAATATTATCTCGATTTAGATAAAATAGTAGCTTATGATATTAAAGCTATAGTAAAGAGTGCAATATGA
- a CDS encoding AAA family ATPase: MVERLYLKEHFGFEEVVLSFRNSLIVFTGPSGAGKSVLINALLALFGMKNPEAKVSEIVVQANVDLERFGIESEEDIVIIRSMKKEKSRYFINEQSISKKSLQELFSPMVSYLNQKDQSFFASTNILNIIDDFVESEEFVKNKLLLQELYQRYIKTKKHLEEIEQKEQKSQELREFLEFEIAKIDRINPQVGEYEELMQVKKELSKKEKIAQALQRAENIFEYESAVQEALDLIGKSSDFFNATMNELRDIFYAEATRLEELEEVDIETVLSRIEELSSLKRRYGSIEEAIEQRKKKKEELEALENISFEKEHLQKELDSLQQQLQDIAASITKARKEAAKRVQERVNEYLHQLKLPAAAIAIENKNLDASGADEAEVLLNGVNFKNISSGEYNRLRLAFMAAWSDVGGKKGILVLDEIDANISGEESMAVAKILKKLSSNYQIFAISHQAQLASLADQHFLVTKENGKSSVKEIEEEQRVEEIARIISGEKITQEAKDFAKKLLKESI, translated from the coding sequence TTGGTTGAGAGGCTTTATCTCAAAGAACATTTTGGATTTGAAGAGGTAGTGCTTAGTTTTCGTAACTCTCTTATTGTTTTTACGGGGCCCAGTGGGGCAGGAAAGAGTGTTCTTATAAATGCGCTGTTGGCTCTTTTTGGCATGAAAAATCCAGAAGCGAAAGTGAGTGAGATTGTTGTACAAGCAAATGTGGATCTTGAAAGGTTTGGTATAGAGAGTGAAGAAGATATTGTAATTATACGCTCTATGAAAAAAGAGAAGAGCCGCTATTTTATCAATGAGCAGAGCATCTCGAAAAAGTCTTTACAAGAGCTTTTTTCTCCGATGGTTTCTTATCTCAATCAAAAAGATCAGAGTTTTTTCGCTAGCACAAATATTTTAAATATTATAGATGATTTTGTAGAGAGTGAGGAGTTTGTAAAAAATAAGCTTCTTTTGCAAGAGTTGTATCAGCGCTACATAAAGACAAAAAAGCATTTAGAAGAGATTGAGCAAAAAGAGCAAAAATCGCAAGAGTTGCGAGAGTTTTTGGAGTTTGAGATTGCAAAAATCGATCGTATCAATCCTCAAGTGGGTGAATATGAAGAGTTAATGCAGGTAAAAAAAGAACTCTCCAAAAAAGAAAAAATTGCACAAGCTTTGCAGCGAGCAGAAAATATTTTTGAATATGAGAGTGCAGTGCAAGAGGCACTAGATCTTATAGGCAAAAGCAGCGACTTTTTTAATGCAACAATGAATGAATTGCGTGATATTTTTTACGCAGAAGCCACACGTCTTGAAGAGCTTGAAGAGGTAGATATTGAAACAGTTTTAAGCAGAATCGAAGAGCTCTCATCATTAAAAAGAAGATACGGAAGTATTGAAGAGGCAATAGAGCAGCGTAAAAAGAAAAAAGAGGAGCTTGAAGCATTAGAAAATATTAGTTTTGAAAAGGAGCATTTGCAAAAAGAGCTCGATTCTTTGCAACAGCAGTTGCAAGATATTGCTGCATCTATTACGAAGGCACGAAAAGAGGCAGCAAAAAGAGTGCAAGAGAGAGTCAATGAGTACCTCCATCAACTCAAACTCCCTGCAGCAGCTATAGCAATAGAGAATAAAAACCTTGATGCAAGTGGAGCAGATGAAGCAGAAGTATTACTTAATGGTGTAAATTTTAAAAATATAAGCTCTGGAGAGTATAATAGATTAAGACTTGCTTTTATGGCTGCCTGGAGTGATGTGGGAGGGAAAAAGGGAATTTTAGTACTCGATGAGATAGATGCAAATATCAGCGGTGAAGAGTCTATGGCAGTAGCAAAGATCCTCAAAAAACTCTCTTCTAATTATCAAATTTTTGCTATTTCACATCAAGCACAACTTGCAAGTCTAGCTGATCAACACTTTTTAGTAACAAAAGAAAATGGTAAAAGCAGTGTTAAAGAGATTGAAGAGGAACAAAGAGTTGAAGAGATTGCAAGAATCATAAGTGGAGAAAAAATTACGCAAGAAGCAAAAGACTTTGCCAAAAAACTACTCAAGGAGAGTATTTGA
- a CDS encoding NAD(+)/NADH kinase: MDIKCAGIIIKPGGEKLKDTYKRIKKAFEKEDIAIKIDRSSAQIIGEKDGLSFDELCQACDILVSLGGDGTLISVARRSYEYHKPVLGINVGTLGFLTDIKPEDVESFVKKIKKNDFRIDTRMMIEIAILGKKERILSFNDVVITRPAVSKMIYIDVFIEDSLMNSYYGDGLIISTPTGSTAYNLSAGGPVVYPFSNDFIFTPICPHSLTQRPLVLPAEFEFKITTKSKSALIVIDGQDMYEFTPKDIVIVKKAPIGAKLIHRKERNYFNVLREKLGWGI, from the coding sequence ATGGATATCAAGTGTGCAGGAATTATCATAAAACCGGGTGGGGAAAAGCTTAAAGATACGTATAAGCGTATCAAAAAAGCTTTTGAAAAAGAGGATATTGCTATCAAAATTGATAGATCGAGTGCACAGATAATTGGTGAGAAAGATGGTTTGAGTTTTGATGAGTTGTGTCAGGCATGCGATATTCTTGTCTCTTTAGGAGGGGATGGAACGCTCATTAGTGTAGCAAGACGGAGCTATGAATATCATAAACCTGTACTTGGTATCAATGTAGGGACTCTTGGTTTTTTGACAGATATAAAACCAGAAGATGTTGAGAGTTTTGTAAAAAAAATAAAAAAGAATGATTTTCGCATAGATACGCGTATGATGATAGAAATTGCTATACTTGGAAAAAAAGAGCGCATCCTCTCATTTAATGATGTAGTTATCACTAGGCCAGCTGTCTCAAAAATGATATATATCGATGTGTTCATAGAAGATAGCCTCATGAATAGCTACTATGGGGATGGACTTATTATCTCAACACCGACAGGATCTACTGCATACAATCTCTCTGCTGGTGGACCTGTAGTCTATCCTTTTTCAAATGATTTCATCTTCACACCTATTTGTCCACACTCTTTGACGCAGCGTCCATTGGTGCTTCCTGCAGAGTTTGAGTTTAAAATTACTACCAAAAGCAAATCGGCTCTCATTGTCATTGATGGACAAGATATGTATGAATTTACACCAAAAGATATTGTAATAGTGAAAAAAGCACCTATTGGTGCGAAACTTATTCATCGTAAAGAGCGCAACTACTTCAATGTGCTTCGCGAAAAACTTGGATGGGGAATATAG
- a CDS encoding TatD family hydrolase codes for MIIDTHTHLDHKMFYEDVDEVIARAKEAGVVKMVIPGADPADLPRAVELSEKYEEIFFAVGVHPYDIDKYDKEYLKKYITHPKCVAVGECGLDYYRLPKEPTAKEENIKKQKEVFIDQITLAKEFDLPLIVHIREASQDAHDLLHAHAGKRGGVLHCYNASPLLLDLKERFYYGIGGVLTFKNAKKLVEIIPKIPFDRIVLETDAPYLTPHPFRGKRNEPAYTKFVAQKLAEILGKSYEEICDITTKNAMRLFDFADKG; via the coding sequence TTGATAATAGATACACATACCCATCTTGATCATAAAATGTTTTATGAAGATGTTGATGAGGTAATTGCACGAGCAAAAGAGGCTGGTGTAGTAAAAATGGTGATACCTGGAGCTGATCCAGCTGATTTACCTCGAGCAGTGGAACTGAGTGAAAAGTATGAAGAGATCTTTTTTGCAGTAGGAGTGCACCCTTATGATATTGATAAGTATGACAAAGAGTATCTCAAAAAATATATTACCCATCCAAAGTGTGTAGCTGTTGGAGAGTGTGGGCTTGATTACTATAGATTGCCCAAAGAACCTACAGCAAAAGAAGAGAATATAAAGAAGCAGAAAGAGGTTTTTATCGATCAAATAACGCTAGCAAAAGAGTTTGATTTACCCCTTATTGTACACATCAGAGAGGCAAGTCAAGATGCGCATGATTTATTGCACGCACATGCAGGAAAAAGAGGGGGAGTGTTGCATTGTTATAATGCTAGTCCGCTGCTATTGGATCTCAAGGAGCGATTTTATTATGGTATTGGAGGAGTGTTGACATTTAAAAATGCTAAAAAACTTGTTGAAATTATTCCAAAGATTCCATTTGATAGAATTGTTTTAGAAACTGATGCACCATACCTTACGCCTCATCCTTTTAGAGGCAAGCGTAATGAGCCAGCATATACTAAGTTTGTAGCACAGAAATTAGCTGAGATTCTTGGAAAAAGTTATGAAGAGATTTGTGATATCACAACGAAAAATGCTATGAGGCTTTTTGATTTTGCAGACAAAGGGTGA
- a CDS encoding DUF503 family protein: MLIVHLLITLDLPYITSLKGRRKILNSLKEKLKHQNMAVTDVSGEYAKEASLALLFFAKNENEAHKKIEKVRNLLDNYMSDIEYTISYEIL, from the coding sequence ATGCTCATAGTACATCTTCTCATCACACTGGATCTTCCCTATATTACATCTCTCAAAGGAAGACGCAAAATTCTCAACTCTCTCAAAGAGAAACTTAAACACCAAAATATGGCCGTCACCGATGTGAGTGGAGAGTATGCAAAAGAAGCTAGCTTGGCTCTTCTTTTTTTTGCAAAAAATGAAAATGAAGCCCATAAAAAAATTGAAAAAGTACGTAATCTTCTTGATAACTACATGAGTGATATTGAATATACAATTTCTTACGAAATTTTGTAA
- the aspS gene encoding aspartate--tRNA ligase, with protein sequence MRTHYCAQLNENDVGKEVVLCGWANSYRDHGGVIFIDLRDKTGLIQLVCDPADSKEAHKIATRVRDEYVLIAKGKVRLRGEGLENPRLKTGKIEVVVDKLTIENESAPLPFIIGDTNVNEEIRLKYRYLDLRTKEAYETFELRSKVAIAARNFLDENGFLEVETPVLTKSTPEGARDYLVPSRLYPGEFYALPQSPQLFKQLLMVAGFDRYFQIAKCFRDEDLRADRQPEFTQIDVEMSFCTEDEVIAIAEGLIKAIFTASGIEVQTPFRRMPYHEAMENYGSDKPDLRYDLKLVDVIDIFEDTELKVFRDIAQYKKLNRIKALPVKNGADTLTRKDIDELTNFVAKFGAKGLAWVKVKEDGDLQGPIVKFLSEDEKNRLIERCGVEAGDLIFFGAGAKKTVLDYMGRLRAEVAKKLGLIDKDRYEFVWIVDFPMFEIEEGEVKIKALHHPFTMPKNVDSEDIEAMTSEAYDIVLNGVELGGGSIRIHKPQIQKKIFEILGISDEEAREKFGFLLDALQYGAPPHGGFALGFDRLVMLLTKRDNIRDVIAFPKTQKAQCLLTHAPSPVDPEQLKELHIRIREPKKV encoded by the coding sequence TTGCGAACACACTACTGCGCTCAACTAAATGAAAACGACGTAGGCAAAGAGGTAGTGCTCTGTGGATGGGCAAATAGCTACCGCGATCATGGAGGAGTCATATTTATAGATTTGCGTGATAAAACTGGGCTTATCCAGCTTGTATGCGATCCCGCTGATAGCAAAGAGGCACATAAAATCGCTACAAGAGTACGAGATGAGTATGTACTTATTGCTAAAGGAAAGGTGCGATTACGCGGTGAGGGGCTTGAAAACCCACGTCTAAAAACTGGTAAAATTGAAGTAGTTGTAGATAAACTTACTATAGAAAATGAGAGTGCACCACTCCCTTTTATAATAGGTGATACAAACGTCAATGAGGAGATTCGTCTTAAATATCGCTATTTAGATCTGCGCACAAAAGAAGCATATGAGACTTTTGAACTTCGCAGCAAAGTAGCAATTGCTGCAAGAAACTTTCTTGATGAAAATGGTTTTTTGGAGGTTGAGACTCCAGTTCTCACAAAATCTACTCCAGAAGGTGCTAGAGACTATCTAGTTCCAAGCAGGCTCTATCCTGGAGAATTTTACGCTCTGCCACAATCACCACAGCTTTTTAAGCAGCTCTTGATGGTAGCAGGATTTGATCGTTATTTTCAAATAGCTAAATGTTTTCGTGACGAAGACTTAAGAGCTGACAGACAGCCTGAATTCACCCAAATCGATGTGGAGATGAGCTTTTGTACTGAAGATGAAGTAATTGCAATTGCTGAAGGGCTCATCAAAGCGATTTTTACAGCAAGTGGCATAGAGGTTCAAACCCCTTTTCGCCGCATGCCATACCATGAAGCAATGGAGAATTACGGTAGCGACAAACCAGATCTTCGCTACGATCTTAAACTTGTCGATGTCATTGATATTTTTGAAGATACTGAGCTCAAAGTCTTTCGCGATATTGCACAATACAAAAAACTTAACCGCATCAAAGCTCTTCCAGTCAAAAATGGCGCTGATACATTGACAAGAAAAGATATAGATGAACTCACCAATTTCGTAGCGAAGTTTGGTGCAAAAGGTCTTGCATGGGTCAAAGTCAAAGAGGATGGAGATCTACAAGGTCCTATTGTGAAGTTTTTAAGTGAAGATGAAAAAAATAGACTTATAGAGCGTTGCGGCGTAGAAGCAGGAGATCTCATCTTCTTTGGTGCAGGTGCTAAAAAAACTGTGCTTGATTATATGGGAAGACTCCGAGCAGAAGTAGCAAAAAAACTTGGACTCATAGATAAAGATAGATATGAGTTTGTATGGATTGTTGATTTTCCAATGTTTGAGATCGAAGAGGGAGAGGTGAAAATCAAAGCACTCCACCACCCCTTTACAATGCCAAAGAATGTAGATAGTGAAGATATCGAAGCGATGACCAGTGAAGCTTACGATATTGTTCTCAATGGTGTAGAACTTGGTGGTGGAAGTATCAGGATTCATAAACCGCAAATTCAAAAGAAAATATTTGAGATCCTTGGAATTAGTGATGAAGAAGCACGTGAGAAATTTGGCTTTTTACTTGATGCACTCCAATATGGTGCACCCCCTCACGGAGGCTTTGCCCTTGGATTTGATAGACTTGTAATGTTACTTACAAAACGTGACAATATTAGAGATGTGATCGCATTTCCTAAAACGCAAAAAGCGCAATGTCTACTCACCCATGCTCCAAGTCCAGTAGACCCAGAGCAGCTTAAAGAACTCCATATAAGGATTAGAGAGCCGAAAAAGGTATGA
- a CDS encoding septal ring lytic transglycosylase RlpA family protein, with amino-acid sequence MLCSIRNVALIGIISLFFWGCGSKQEISYFPPSKPTFGKPISSNAVHRATMRPYTVNGITYYPTVVEVGTKYRGIASWYGPNFHGKKTSNGEIYNMHDFTAAHKTLPMNTMLKVTNLRNHKSVIVRVNDRGPFVGNRIIDLSYAAAKQIGMIGTGTAPVELEVLDFDKNIASLPNMPRKSIVLTNFAVQIGSFRRYQGASITRERNALVDGRYRAVVKKFIFDGAPLYRVWLTGFQSEDEARDFIRTGRYPGAFIIRN; translated from the coding sequence TTGTTGTGCTCTATTAGAAATGTTGCATTAATTGGTATAATAAGCCTCTTTTTTTGGGGATGCGGCTCTAAACAAGAGATTAGCTATTTTCCTCCATCAAAGCCGACTTTTGGTAAACCTATAAGTTCAAACGCAGTACACAGAGCCACTATGCGTCCCTATACAGTCAATGGAATTACTTACTATCCAACAGTTGTTGAGGTAGGGACAAAATATCGAGGAATTGCTAGCTGGTATGGACCAAACTTTCATGGGAAAAAAACAAGTAACGGTGAGATTTATAATATGCATGATTTTACCGCAGCACACAAAACGCTTCCTATGAACACAATGCTAAAAGTCACAAATTTACGTAACCATAAGAGTGTAATTGTAAGAGTCAATGATAGAGGCCCCTTTGTAGGAAATAGAATTATTGATCTCAGCTATGCAGCTGCAAAACAAATAGGTATGATAGGTACTGGTACAGCACCTGTGGAATTGGAGGTGTTGGATTTTGATAAAAATATTGCTTCGCTTCCAAATATGCCGCGTAAATCGATAGTTCTTACAAATTTCGCAGTGCAGATAGGATCCTTTAGACGCTATCAAGGTGCTTCTATTACACGTGAACGCAATGCTTTAGTAGATGGACGCTACCGTGCAGTTGTCAAAAAATTTATATTTGATGGAGCACCTCTTTATAGAGTTTGGCTGACTGGTTTTCAAAGTGAAGATGAAGCAAGAGATTTCATACGAACTGGTAGATATCCTGGAGCATTTATTATAAGGAATTAA